In a genomic window of Pedobacter sp. KBS0701:
- a CDS encoding sialate O-acetylesterase gives MPQILSSNMVLQRDKPINIWGYAAPNEKVEVTFAGQRKEAVTDKSGNWSVMLTPLKTSAKPQSMTISGTNKIELTNILVGEVWVCSGQSNMEYQMRKLAKIPKPKNEKLGFPYDEVEKAKNLQIRIFLVNRKQLSKPDSTHKSWAVAQDSALRAFSAVGYFFAKEIQAKLGVPVGMISSAVSGSAIEPWVAPEAFAQETYFTDKKVSNDPGKFYTPMIEPLAKFKIRGFLWYQGETNCFLNENISYSYKLKTLVNLWRKTWGEQLPFYYVQIAPYDYSKQKSDKIILTADTEPNFWEAQQQLLRLPNTGMISTSDLNDNGGDLHPTYKWEVGRRLALLALGKTYNQKIDFSGPVYKSISFVGDKATLDFDYLKTDHLSSITGFTIAGKEGKFVNAEAIVKNGKVVVSAKEIENPVAVRYNWSENPTGNFYSNGLPALPFRTDNPLTKQFKTN, from the coding sequence TTGCCACAAATTTTATCGAGCAATATGGTTTTGCAACGTGATAAACCCATTAATATCTGGGGTTACGCTGCTCCAAATGAAAAAGTAGAGGTTACTTTTGCGGGGCAGAGAAAAGAAGCAGTTACCGATAAAAGCGGAAACTGGTCGGTTATGTTAACACCTTTAAAAACATCAGCTAAACCACAATCGATGACGATTTCAGGTACAAACAAAATTGAATTAACCAATATTTTGGTTGGCGAAGTTTGGGTATGCTCCGGACAATCAAATATGGAATATCAAATGCGAAAGCTGGCGAAAATTCCTAAGCCTAAGAATGAAAAACTGGGTTTCCCGTATGACGAAGTGGAAAAAGCTAAAAATTTACAAATCAGGATTTTCCTGGTAAATCGCAAGCAATTAAGCAAACCTGATTCCACTCATAAAAGCTGGGCAGTGGCACAAGATTCAGCATTACGTGCTTTCTCGGCTGTAGGCTATTTCTTCGCTAAAGAAATTCAGGCGAAATTGGGTGTACCTGTTGGCATGATTTCTTCTGCCGTTTCTGGTAGCGCCATCGAACCCTGGGTAGCACCAGAAGCTTTTGCACAGGAAACCTATTTTACAGACAAAAAAGTTAGCAATGACCCCGGAAAGTTTTATACACCAATGATTGAGCCGCTTGCGAAATTCAAAATCCGTGGTTTTTTATGGTATCAGGGCGAAACAAACTGTTTTTTGAATGAAAACATCAGTTATTCCTACAAATTAAAAACATTGGTAAACCTTTGGCGTAAAACCTGGGGCGAGCAGTTGCCTTTTTATTATGTGCAAATTGCTCCTTATGATTACAGTAAGCAAAAAAGCGATAAGATTATCTTAACAGCTGACACAGAACCCAACTTTTGGGAGGCTCAACAGCAGCTTTTGCGCTTGCCAAATACCGGCATGATTTCCACTTCGGATTTGAATGATAACGGTGGAGATTTGCATCCAACCTATAAATGGGAAGTAGGCAGAAGATTAGCGCTATTGGCTTTAGGTAAAACCTACAACCAAAAAATAGATTTTTCAGGTCCCGTTTACAAAAGTATTTCTTTTGTTGGGGACAAGGCAACCCTGGATTTTGATTATTTGAAAACTGATCATTTATCTTCCATCACTGGATTTACAATTGCCGGAAAAGAGGGTAAATTCGTTAATGCTGAGGCTATTGTTAAAAATGGAAAAGTTGTTGTTTCAGCAAAAGAGATCGAAAACCCGGTAGCCGTGCGTTACAATTGGAGCGAAAATCCAACCGGAAATTTTTACAGTAATGGTTTACCCGCATTGCCATTCAGAACCGATAATCCGCTAACCAAACAATTTAAAACCAATTAA
- a CDS encoding glycoside hydrolase family 2 TIM barrel-domain containing protein, with protein MRLRFILFWCLTIMFCSVKAQQTEKLYLSGTGNDNTVNWDFFCTAGANSGKWTTIPVPSNWELQGFGKYNYGFNKEENKGKEQGLYKYSFKVPTQWKNRKINIVFEGSMTDTEVKINGKSAGEIHQGSFYVFRYDISKLIKLGGDNLLEVKVSKHSANQSVNEAERKADFWIFGGIFRPVYLESVPLTHIDRIQIDAKANGNFDAKLAYTGDADKVEVELFTKDGKRFGDRFNTSIKKGAQNITLDHQFSNPELWSTEFPNLYTAQFTLIKNGKEIHQLSKKIGFRTVEVKERDGVYINGVKMKFKGVNRHSFYPSSGRTTSKKISIADVLLMKEMNMNAVRMSHYPPDGHFLDVCDSLGLFVMDELAGWHGTYDTPTGTKLMKEMMLNDENHPSIIFWANGNEGGHNRELDHLFAEEDIQKRPLIHPWEVFGGFETTHYREFNYGIGNYDHGHKILMPTEFLHGMWDGGHGAGIEDYWNAMWNNPLSAGGFLWDFADQGVVRTDKNGELDTDGNHGPDGIVGPYHEKEGSFYTIKEVWSPVFVEKREMTAGFDGSFLLENRYAFTNLNQCTFSWKLKKLKAGEDAEFKTGKADAPDIKPFEKGKLKINLPADWRNFDALYLTVNGPDGKELFTWSFPIALPKDDAEKLVVKTGTSKVKSWDTGETFWISVNDLTFTINQHDGMLEKVTNSKGVIPFSNGPILQDAVNNFKNFTAKMDGENLVIESKFDKKESWNTLQWTIYPSGWLKMEVKYFPSAYFTTFVGLNFSYPETEIKAVEYKGNGPYRVWKNRMKGTQFGIWKKDYNNSATGEAPWQYPEFKGYYSNMYWCEFIGKQQSFKVVTDREDVFLRLFTPKKSKDTEYDNMNPTFPNGDISFMNGISAIGTKTQKPETTGPMGMKHVFYDFDKDPTRALNMTLYFDFSGL; from the coding sequence ATGAGACTCAGATTTATACTTTTCTGGTGTTTAACAATAATGTTCTGTAGCGTAAAGGCACAGCAAACAGAAAAACTATATCTATCCGGAACAGGGAACGACAATACCGTTAACTGGGATTTCTTTTGTACCGCCGGTGCTAATTCGGGCAAGTGGACAACCATTCCAGTACCTTCGAACTGGGAATTACAGGGTTTCGGAAAATACAATTACGGTTTCAATAAAGAAGAGAATAAAGGCAAAGAACAAGGACTTTATAAATACAGTTTTAAAGTTCCTACCCAATGGAAAAACAGGAAAATCAATATTGTTTTTGAGGGGTCGATGACTGATACCGAAGTAAAAATAAATGGAAAATCAGCCGGAGAAATACACCAGGGATCTTTTTATGTTTTCAGATATGATATTTCGAAATTAATAAAACTTGGAGGCGATAATTTACTAGAAGTGAAAGTATCCAAGCATTCTGCCAATCAATCTGTTAACGAAGCCGAACGTAAAGCTGATTTCTGGATTTTTGGTGGTATTTTCAGACCTGTTTATCTTGAATCGGTACCTTTAACACATATCGATAGAATTCAGATTGATGCCAAAGCCAATGGAAATTTCGATGCGAAATTAGCTTACACTGGAGATGCGGATAAAGTTGAAGTAGAACTTTTTACGAAAGATGGAAAACGTTTTGGCGATAGGTTTAACACTTCAATAAAAAAGGGAGCTCAAAATATTACTCTTGACCATCAGTTTTCTAATCCTGAATTATGGTCAACGGAATTTCCAAATCTTTATACTGCTCAATTTACATTGATCAAAAATGGAAAGGAAATTCATCAGCTTTCTAAAAAAATAGGTTTCAGAACCGTTGAAGTAAAAGAACGTGATGGTGTTTATATCAACGGAGTGAAAATGAAATTTAAAGGCGTAAACCGTCACTCTTTTTATCCATCATCAGGCCGTACTACGAGTAAAAAAATCAGCATTGCCGATGTATTATTGATGAAAGAAATGAACATGAATGCCGTTCGGATGTCGCATTATCCTCCTGATGGTCATTTTTTGGATGTTTGCGATTCGCTGGGATTGTTTGTAATGGACGAGCTGGCTGGCTGGCATGGCACCTACGATACGCCAACGGGTACCAAATTGATGAAAGAAATGATGTTGAATGACGAAAACCATCCTTCGATTATCTTTTGGGCAAATGGAAATGAAGGTGGACATAACCGGGAACTGGATCATCTTTTTGCTGAAGAAGATATACAAAAGCGCCCATTAATTCATCCCTGGGAGGTTTTTGGCGGTTTCGAAACCACACATTACCGCGAATTTAATTACGGAATTGGTAACTACGATCACGGACATAAAATTTTAATGCCTACCGAATTTCTGCATGGCATGTGGGATGGAGGTCATGGTGCAGGGATCGAAGATTACTGGAATGCCATGTGGAACAATCCACTTTCGGCAGGTGGTTTTCTTTGGGATTTCGCCGACCAGGGGGTAGTGCGTACCGATAAAAACGGCGAACTGGATACTGATGGTAATCATGGCCCTGATGGGATTGTTGGTCCATACCACGAAAAAGAAGGCAGTTTTTACACCATTAAAGAAGTTTGGAGTCCGGTTTTTGTAGAAAAAAGAGAAATGACCGCTGGATTTGATGGTTCATTCCTGCTCGAAAACCGTTATGCTTTCACTAATCTTAATCAATGTACATTCAGCTGGAAATTGAAAAAACTAAAAGCAGGTGAGGATGCTGAATTCAAAACAGGAAAAGCGGATGCGCCAGATATCAAACCTTTTGAAAAAGGAAAATTAAAAATCAATCTTCCTGCTGATTGGAGAAATTTTGATGCACTTTACCTTACCGTAAACGGACCAGATGGCAAAGAATTATTTACCTGGAGTTTCCCAATTGCCTTGCCAAAGGATGATGCAGAGAAATTGGTGGTAAAAACCGGAACTTCAAAAGTAAAATCCTGGGATACAGGAGAGACGTTCTGGATTTCTGTAAATGATTTGACATTTACAATAAATCAACATGATGGAATGTTGGAGAAAGTTACAAATTCTAAAGGCGTAATTCCTTTTTCTAATGGTCCTATTTTACAAGATGCCGTAAATAACTTTAAAAATTTTACAGCTAAAATGGATGGAGAAAATTTGGTTATTGAATCAAAATTCGATAAAAAAGAAAGTTGGAATACCTTACAATGGACCATTTACCCATCAGGTTGGTTAAAAATGGAAGTAAAATATTTTCCTTCAGCTTACTTTACCACTTTCGTAGGCCTTAATTTTTCTTATCCGGAGACTGAAATCAAAGCAGTGGAATATAAAGGAAACGGTCCGTACCGTGTTTGGAAAAACAGAATGAAAGGTACCCAATTCGGGATCTGGAAAAAGGATTACAACAACTCGGCTACTGGCGAGGCGCCCTGGCAATATCCCGAGTTTAAAGGTTATTATTCGAACATGTACTGGTGCGAATTTATTGGCAAACAGCAATCTTTTAAAGTGGTAACCGATCGTGAAGATGTGTTTTTGAGGTTATTCACGCCAAAAAAATCAAAAGATACCGAATATGATAACATGAATCCGACCTTTCCGAACGGTGATATTTCTTTTATGAATGGCATTTCGGCAATTGGCACTAAAACACAGAAACCAGAAACCACCGGACCAATGGGAATGAAACATGTATTTTATGATTTTGATAAAGACCCGACCAGGGCATTGAATATGACGCTGTATTTTGATTTTTCGGGGTTGTAG
- a CDS encoding alpha-L-rhamnosidase, whose product MNIKTYISIISICLLPFSKVVAQIALQHTTCEMLENPLGIDVQKPRFAWHIISKERNVIQTAYQILVASSAEKLKANEGDIWDSGKVNSSESIHINYNGKPLNSRQKAYWKVKTWTNVGQSEWSANNYFSMGLLYYKDWPKGWIGFDRAFPWDNIKTDSRLSARYFRKEFQSTKQIKSATASIIGLGLYELYINGKKVGEDVLSPSPTDYTKNVKYNTYDVTNYIQNGKNAIGTILGNGRFFAMRQNEKPYKIKTFGFPKMLLNINIIYTDGTTANIDTDDSWKGTADGPIRANNEYDGEEYDATKEATGWNKIGFDDSKWTKAEFVQEPTGTIEAQMNENMRVMNTLKPVSISKLAGGRYILDMGQNMVGWLQIKIKGAKGKQIKLRFAESLQENGELFTANLRNAKCTDLYTLKGGETETWEPTFSYRGFRYVELSGYSYEPSINDFAGKMIYDNIKTIGTFETSDALTNQIFKNAWWGIAGSYKGIPVDCPQRNERMPWLGDRGAVAYGENFVFDNGRFYAKWLQDIRNSQKEDGAIPDVAPAFWRYYSDNMTWPGAMLLVTEMLYKQTGDVAAVRDNYPAMKKWLAYMQDRYMKDYILTKDSYGDWCMPPVTIEFGRGKSADKKYPSELISTAYYYHFTQLMIQFGKAIGNEEDVKNYELLGNQIKDAFNQKYYNKEGYYASNAFTDNIIPLYFGMVPQNKVETVFKNITNTVEVTNKGHLSNGLVGIQWLMRCLNDYGRPDLAYTVATQKTYPGWGYMVENGATTIWELWNGNTADPKMNSQNHVMMLGDLLIWYYENLAGIKSESAAFKKITMKPEMINGLNSVNASYNSVYGLIKSSYTKTADQFKWNVTIPANTTAMVYIPANSRSEVSEKIKSVKDLKFIKMENNRAVYEIGSGDYAFVVEKK is encoded by the coding sequence ATGAACATTAAAACCTACATATCGATCATCAGCATTTGCTTACTACCCTTTTCAAAAGTGGTGGCACAAATTGCTTTGCAGCATACCACCTGCGAGATGCTCGAAAATCCTTTGGGAATCGATGTTCAAAAACCCAGGTTTGCCTGGCATATCATTTCCAAAGAGCGTAATGTAATACAAACCGCTTATCAGATTTTGGTTGCTTCATCTGCGGAAAAGTTAAAGGCAAATGAAGGCGATATATGGGATTCTGGCAAAGTAAATTCATCAGAATCAATTCATATTAATTATAATGGAAAACCACTCAATAGCAGGCAAAAAGCATATTGGAAAGTAAAAACCTGGACTAATGTGGGACAAAGTGAATGGTCGGCAAACAACTATTTTTCGATGGGTTTGCTTTATTATAAAGATTGGCCCAAAGGATGGATTGGTTTCGACAGGGCTTTTCCGTGGGATAATATTAAAACAGATTCGCGTTTATCAGCCAGGTATTTCAGGAAAGAATTTCAGAGCACCAAACAGATCAAATCTGCCACGGCGTCGATTATTGGTTTAGGTTTATATGAACTTTATATCAATGGTAAAAAAGTAGGAGAAGACGTCTTGTCGCCATCGCCAACCGATTACACCAAAAATGTAAAGTATAATACCTATGATGTAACCAATTATATTCAGAATGGTAAAAATGCAATCGGTACAATTTTGGGTAATGGCCGGTTTTTCGCCATGCGGCAAAATGAAAAACCATATAAAATCAAAACATTTGGCTTCCCGAAAATGCTGCTGAACATCAATATTATATACACCGATGGGACTACAGCCAATATTGATACCGATGATAGCTGGAAAGGCACCGCCGATGGACCAATCAGGGCCAATAACGAATACGATGGAGAAGAATATGATGCCACAAAAGAAGCAACTGGCTGGAACAAAATTGGTTTCGACGATAGTAAATGGACAAAAGCCGAATTTGTGCAGGAGCCAACAGGAACCATTGAAGCGCAGATGAACGAAAATATGAGGGTAATGAATACACTAAAACCGGTTTCAATTTCAAAATTAGCCGGTGGAAGGTATATCCTCGACATGGGGCAAAATATGGTGGGTTGGTTGCAAATTAAGATAAAAGGGGCAAAAGGAAAACAGATTAAACTGCGCTTTGCAGAATCGTTACAGGAGAATGGTGAGCTTTTCACCGCAAATCTCCGCAATGCCAAATGCACCGATTTATATACCTTAAAAGGGGGAGAAACGGAAACCTGGGAACCTACTTTTAGTTACCGCGGGTTCAGGTATGTGGAGCTTTCGGGATATAGTTATGAACCCTCTATAAATGATTTCGCAGGAAAAATGATTTACGATAACATCAAAACGATCGGAACCTTCGAAACTTCAGATGCGTTAACGAACCAGATTTTTAAGAATGCCTGGTGGGGAATTGCAGGCAGTTATAAAGGCATTCCGGTTGATTGTCCGCAACGTAACGAGCGTATGCCCTGGCTAGGCGATAGGGGTGCGGTAGCTTACGGAGAAAATTTCGTTTTTGATAACGGCAGGTTTTATGCAAAATGGCTGCAGGATATCCGGAATTCGCAAAAAGAAGATGGTGCTATTCCTGATGTTGCGCCTGCATTTTGGAGGTATTACAGTGATAACATGACCTGGCCCGGGGCCATGCTTTTGGTTACAGAAATGCTGTATAAACAAACGGGCGATGTTGCTGCTGTTCGCGATAATTATCCGGCAATGAAAAAGTGGTTGGCTTACATGCAAGATCGCTACATGAAAGATTACATCCTCACCAAAGACAGTTATGGCGATTGGTGTATGCCACCAGTTACCATTGAGTTTGGAAGAGGAAAGAGTGCCGATAAAAAATACCCATCCGAGTTAATTTCTACGGCTTATTATTATCATTTTACCCAGTTGATGATCCAGTTTGGGAAAGCTATCGGCAACGAAGAAGATGTAAAAAACTATGAGCTTTTGGGGAATCAGATCAAAGATGCTTTCAACCAAAAATATTATAACAAAGAAGGCTATTATGCTTCAAATGCATTCACTGATAACATCATTCCGCTTTATTTCGGGATGGTTCCTCAAAATAAAGTAGAGACCGTTTTTAAAAACATCACGAACACAGTCGAAGTAACCAATAAAGGACATTTAAGCAATGGGTTGGTGGGTATTCAGTGGCTAATGCGCTGTTTGAACGATTATGGCAGACCAGATTTAGCATATACAGTGGCCACACAAAAAACTTATCCTGGCTGGGGTTACATGGTCGAAAATGGTGCCACTACGATCTGGGAATTGTGGAATGGAAATACCGCCGACCCAAAAATGAATTCCCAAAACCATGTGATGATGTTGGGTGATTTATTAATCTGGTATTACGAAAACCTGGCTGGAATCAAATCTGAAAGTGCTGCTTTCAAAAAGATTACGATGAAACCTGAAATGATTAACGGCTTAAATTCTGTAAATGCAAGCTATAATTCGGTTTATGGCCTGATAAAAAGTAGTTATACCAAAACAGCAGATCAATTTAAATGGAATGTAACCATACCCGCAAATACAACGGCAATGGTGTATATTCCTGCAAATAGTAGAAGTGAAGTTTCAGAAAAGATAAAATCAGTTAAAGATTTAAAATTTATAAAAATGGAAAACAATAGAGCCGTTTATGAAATTGGCTCGGGAGATTATGCTTTTGTGGTGGAGAAGAAATAA
- a CDS encoding DUF3826 domain-containing protein — protein MRKFFKPFMLLTLLLSTVNTFSQTKDVMVPEEILTKAKEWVAALNLTDATKKSAVENTIMVHLTTVRDWHNDHPSSTVPDGINPVTGNKLSDLDKQIIADSAMPSTVHQALINDLRKNLTPEQLETILDKYTIGKVAFTMKGYKAIVPDLTADEEAKILSFLKQAREQAIDYKSMKEISAIFEIYKTKSEQLLNNNGRSWRALYSAYTKKIKEEKAAKQ, from the coding sequence ATGAGAAAATTTTTTAAACCATTTATGCTGCTGACGTTACTACTAAGCACAGTAAATACTTTCAGTCAAACCAAAGATGTTATGGTACCCGAAGAAATTTTAACCAAGGCAAAAGAATGGGTGGCTGCATTGAATTTAACCGATGCTACTAAAAAATCTGCGGTAGAAAATACCATTATGGTTCATTTAACCACCGTTAGAGATTGGCACAACGATCATCCATCTTCAACTGTTCCTGATGGAATTAATCCGGTTACAGGAAACAAATTAAGCGATCTGGATAAACAAATTATTGCCGATTCTGCCATGCCTTCAACTGTGCATCAAGCTTTAATAAACGACTTAAGAAAAAACCTCACACCAGAACAGCTGGAAACCATTCTGGATAAATACACCATCGGAAAGGTTGCTTTTACGATGAAAGGTTATAAAGCAATCGTTCCTGATTTAACGGCAGATGAAGAAGCAAAAATTTTATCTTTCTTAAAACAGGCCCGTGAGCAAGCTATAGATTATAAAAGTATGAAAGAAATTTCTGCAATTTTCGAAATTTACAAAACCAAATCAGAACAATTACTCAATAACAATGGACGCAGCTGGAGAGCGCTTTACAGTGCGTATACTAAAAAAATAAAAGAGGAGAAAGCAGCTAAACAGTAG
- a CDS encoding exo-alpha-sialidase, which translates to MLKRKIYITLGLVFVAVITAHAQVEKWQTGIVKQEFLYDKAPFPSCHSATIAETPTGLVASFFGGTKERNPDVEIYISRFVDGKWIAPVSVANGIQPEGKRLPTWNPVLYQVPGGDLLLFYKIGPKPSEWWGMMRTSKDGGKTWSDATKLPDGYIGPVKNKPVLLSNGNLFAPSSKEGDGWKIHFEVTKDNGKTWRTIGPLPENGIKAIQPSILQHKNGKLQILARTANRAIVESWSTDNGETWSPLTKTSLPNNNSGTDAVTMKDGRHVLVYNHVLPPGDLAKGPRTPLNVSISKDGKEWYAALILEDSPISQYSYPAVIQTSDGLLHFIYTWRREKIKHVVVDPSKLKLKRIENGVWPKLKGYTAPVITETKNEEP; encoded by the coding sequence ATGTTAAAAAGAAAAATATACATCACATTAGGACTTGTTTTCGTAGCAGTAATTACCGCTCATGCCCAGGTAGAAAAGTGGCAAACCGGGATTGTAAAACAAGAATTCCTTTACGATAAAGCGCCATTTCCATCGTGCCATTCTGCAACAATAGCAGAAACACCAACAGGTTTAGTCGCTTCATTTTTTGGGGGAACAAAAGAGCGTAATCCCGATGTTGAAATTTACATCAGCCGTTTTGTAGATGGAAAATGGATAGCACCGGTTTCGGTAGCTAATGGTATCCAACCTGAAGGTAAGCGATTACCAACCTGGAATCCAGTTCTATATCAGGTGCCCGGCGGAGATCTGTTATTATTCTATAAAATCGGACCTAAACCTTCCGAATGGTGGGGTATGATGAGAACTTCAAAAGATGGTGGCAAAACCTGGTCGGATGCCACTAAATTACCTGATGGCTATATCGGTCCGGTTAAAAATAAACCAGTTTTGCTAAGTAATGGGAATCTTTTTGCGCCATCAAGCAAAGAAGGCGACGGCTGGAAAATCCATTTTGAAGTAACCAAAGACAATGGCAAAACCTGGAGAACCATTGGTCCTTTGCCCGAAAATGGAATCAAAGCCATTCAACCCAGTATTTTACAGCATAAAAACGGCAAACTGCAGATTTTAGCCAGAACTGCCAATAGGGCAATTGTCGAATCGTGGTCTACAGATAACGGAGAAACCTGGTCGCCATTAACCAAAACATCCCTGCCAAATAACAATTCGGGAACGGATGCCGTAACCATGAAAGATGGTCGCCATGTTTTGGTGTACAACCATGTATTGCCTCCGGGCGATTTAGCCAAAGGACCAAGAACACCATTAAATGTTTCCATTTCTAAAGATGGAAAAGAATGGTACGCAGCATTGATTTTAGAAGATTCGCCGATCAGTCAGTATTCTTATCCGGCAGTTATCCAGACCAGCGATGGCTTGCTACACTTCATTTACACCTGGAGAAGAGAAAAAATCAAACATGTAGTGGTAGATCCATCAAAATTAAAACTAAAGAGAATTGAAAATGGTGTTTGGCCAAAACTGAAAGGTTATACCGCGCCGGTAATTACCGAAACTAAAAACGAGGAGCCATGA
- a CDS encoding acetylxylan esterase, which produces MRNIKKTSLRAECNVAEKSFIDSCFCVRHAEFISASFMPGLIAIKTLKQVKGDDRSCMDSNLVNLANIREAIIKPTEKVKFFIFVFLLFAFTNLSAQTQNTDNLYKKPLVDVLKEIQTRFKVQIKYSEPQVKDKWVNYAEWRFRTDVDETLTNVLMPLDMKVNKEKPGVYKLKEYEYYRWEVQDGWAYLDTLATKYHDKASWEKRKGEIKPELYQALMLSPLPAKPNSKPIITAKRVFDGYSVENIALEILPGVWINGSLYKPLNVKGKIPMVLSPDGHWEKQRYRPDCQIRCATIARMGAMAFSYDLFAWGESMLQFKYEDHRRSLAQTVQALGGIKILDYFSSLKETDTSRIGISGGSGAGSHSILITAMDDRIKLSAPVVAMSSYFYGGCPCESGMPIHQCGGGTDNVELAAMAAPRPQLLVSDGGDWTAHTPQHDFPYLQKMYGYYGVQDKVENVHLPDEKHDFGINKRIALYDFLIKNFKLNGAAVKDKTGKYDESKVTIEKENAMYVFGDKGEKLPKNAVMGFENLEKLFPLSTTK; this is translated from the coding sequence ATGAGAAATATAAAAAAAACGTCATTGCGAGCGGAATGCAATGTAGCCGAGAAATCTTTTATCGACAGTTGTTTTTGCGTTCGTCATGCTGAATTTATTTCAGCATCTTTCATGCCAGGCCTCATTGCTATTAAGACCCTGAAACAAGTTAAGGGTGACGACCGTTCATGCATGGACTCTAATTTAGTTAATCTTGCCAATATTAGGGAAGCCATCATAAAACCGACAGAAAAAGTTAAGTTTTTCATCTTTGTCTTCCTTTTATTCGCTTTTACAAATCTCTCCGCCCAAACCCAAAACACCGACAACCTCTACAAAAAACCATTAGTTGATGTCCTTAAAGAGATCCAAACCAGATTTAAAGTACAGATTAAGTATTCGGAGCCTCAGGTAAAAGATAAATGGGTGAACTATGCAGAATGGCGTTTCCGTACCGATGTAGATGAAACACTAACCAATGTGCTGATGCCATTGGATATGAAAGTAAACAAGGAAAAACCCGGCGTTTACAAACTTAAAGAATACGAATATTACCGTTGGGAAGTGCAGGATGGCTGGGCTTATCTTGATACGCTGGCGACAAAATACCACGATAAAGCCAGCTGGGAAAAACGCAAAGGGGAAATCAAACCTGAACTTTATCAGGCCTTAATGTTATCACCTTTGCCTGCAAAACCTAATTCAAAACCGATTATCACGGCAAAAAGAGTTTTTGATGGGTATTCAGTAGAAAATATTGCTTTAGAAATATTGCCTGGTGTCTGGATCAACGGATCACTTTACAAACCATTAAATGTTAAGGGAAAAATCCCGATGGTGTTAAGTCCGGATGGACATTGGGAAAAGCAACGCTACAGACCCGATTGCCAGATCCGTTGCGCCACCATCGCCAGGATGGGAGCAATGGCTTTCAGCTATGATTTATTTGCCTGGGGCGAATCGATGCTCCAGTTTAAATATGAAGACCACCGCCGTAGTTTAGCACAAACCGTGCAGGCTTTAGGTGGAATAAAGATTTTGGATTATTTCTCTTCTTTAAAAGAAACGGATACCAGCAGAATTGGCATTAGTGGCGGTTCAGGTGCCGGCAGTCACTCTATTTTAATAACTGCTATGGACGATAGGATTAAATTAAGCGCTCCGGTGGTGGCCATGTCATCGTATTTTTATGGTGGTTGTCCTTGCGAAAGCGGAATGCCCATCCACCAATGTGGAGGCGGAACCGATAATGTAGAACTGGCCGCTATGGCAGCACCGCGACCACAATTATTAGTTTCTGACGGCGGAGATTGGACAGCACATACACCCCAGCATGATTTTCCGTATCTCCAAAAAATGTACGGCTATTATGGTGTGCAAGATAAAGTTGAAAATGTACATCTTCCGGATGAAAAACATGATTTTGGCATTAATAAACGCATTGCATTGTACGATTTCCTGATCAAGAACTTCAAACTTAATGGTGCCGCCGTTAAAGATAAAACCGGCAAATACGACGAAAGCAAAGTGACCATCGAAAAGGAAAACGCGATGTATGTTTTTGGTGATAAAGGCGAAAAATTACCTAAAAATGCAGTAATGGGCTTTGAGAACCTGGAAAAACTTTTTCCATTAAGTACAACAAAATAA